The following proteins are co-located in the Heliorestis convoluta genome:
- a CDS encoding FtsK/SpoIIIE family DNA translocase translates to MGNVFQQLKEDLKYEIVGLLILAFAVFSIISLFTVSTDPLFVPSAGSGAVGQFIVAMLSVVAGNGKILIPLFLAYAGVKVMLERARANIINKRTIAFSIAYVMLLTFLHLQISGGLSDWQAALQGQGGGIIGASVVIILKTLFGTLGTYVVLTTLILASILLAFDLSLVRIIKKMLLRINKSFRNSKGSLSKFLFTVVEEEEKLPRNRSKKKSRRKTIEEQEKKEEHEPEKSLIIIDHRDQEKAWREEATGLTSSITGRNEPKNTDVEAYSSEDTSWREPLPLFDHRETEQLALGLPDESDLLQDKIEEKQEKRQEETLRTVDVLSVEREDRIEAAPAYQLPPLTLLNRALRLKSSRLNQDITEKVRVLEETLENFGVRVKVTQVSRGPSITRYEIQPAPGIKVSKIMNLADDIALSMASGSVRIEAPIPGKAAVGIEVPNKEISPVTFREVLEGGEYQQSSSKLTIALGKDIAGTPIVSELNRMPHLLIAGATGAGKSVCMNSLICSILFKAKPTEVKFLMVDPKMVELTQYNGIPHLIAPVVTDAKKAASTLKWIVNEMENRYELFASTGVKEISRYNQMKALENPDSTQPALPYIVVLIDELADLMMVAAVDVEDAICRLAQMARAAGIHLVVATQRPSVDVITGIIKANIPSRIAFAVSSQTDSRTILDQAGAEKLLGRGDMLFSPVGANKPMRVQGCYVSDKEVEDLVEYLKKQGLPEYQEGIIKVQEQQESIVEEEDELFLQAVQVLLENGQASISMLQRRLRIGYARAARLIDMMEQQGIVGGYEGSKPREILISKAQFESRYGISQNKVT, encoded by the coding sequence ATGGGTAATGTGTTTCAACAACTAAAAGAAGACCTAAAGTACGAGATAGTAGGGCTACTTATCCTAGCATTTGCAGTTTTTTCAATTATAAGCTTATTTACCGTATCAACAGACCCTCTATTTGTACCCTCTGCCGGCTCAGGGGCTGTTGGTCAATTTATTGTAGCTATGCTAAGCGTCGTAGCAGGAAATGGAAAAATACTAATTCCTCTTTTTCTCGCCTACGCAGGTGTCAAAGTGATGCTTGAGAGGGCGAGAGCTAATATTATTAATAAAAGAACGATTGCTTTTAGCATTGCTTATGTAATGTTATTGACCTTTTTACACCTTCAAATTTCCGGAGGATTATCAGATTGGCAGGCCGCTTTGCAAGGACAAGGCGGAGGAATTATTGGAGCCTCTGTCGTAATCATACTTAAGACGCTTTTTGGAACCTTAGGAACATATGTAGTCTTAACAACATTGATTCTTGCATCGATTCTTCTAGCATTTGATCTCTCCCTCGTTCGGATTATTAAAAAGATGCTCCTTAGAATTAATAAGAGCTTTCGTAATTCTAAAGGATCTTTAAGCAAATTTCTATTTACCGTCGTAGAGGAAGAAGAAAAGTTACCGAGAAATAGAAGTAAGAAGAAAAGCCGTCGAAAAACAATAGAGGAACAAGAAAAAAAAGAAGAGCACGAACCTGAAAAAAGCTTGATTATTATTGATCATAGGGATCAAGAAAAAGCTTGGCGTGAAGAAGCTACAGGCTTAACGAGTAGCATAACAGGGAGAAACGAACCAAAGAACACAGATGTAGAAGCTTACTCTTCAGAAGATACTTCGTGGCGTGAGCCGTTGCCTCTTTTCGATCATAGAGAAACGGAACAGTTAGCTTTAGGACTTCCTGATGAAAGTGATCTACTGCAAGATAAGATAGAAGAAAAGCAAGAAAAAAGACAAGAAGAGACTCTACGTACAGTGGATGTCCTTTCTGTAGAGAGAGAAGACAGGATTGAAGCAGCGCCTGCATACCAATTGCCACCCTTAACATTGTTAAACCGAGCATTGCGCTTAAAAAGTTCTCGCCTGAACCAGGATATTACAGAAAAGGTGCGCGTCTTAGAAGAAACACTGGAGAACTTTGGAGTGCGAGTTAAAGTTACACAAGTTAGTCGAGGCCCTTCAATTACTCGTTATGAGATTCAACCGGCACCGGGTATAAAAGTATCAAAAATTATGAATTTAGCCGATGATATTGCCCTTTCAATGGCTTCTGGATCGGTCCGAATCGAAGCTCCTATTCCTGGTAAAGCAGCTGTCGGTATTGAAGTACCTAACAAAGAGATTAGTCCAGTAACATTTCGAGAAGTATTGGAAGGTGGAGAATATCAACAATCTTCTTCGAAGCTAACCATAGCTCTCGGCAAAGATATTGCGGGCACTCCCATCGTATCAGAATTGAATCGAATGCCGCACTTGCTCATTGCCGGCGCTACAGGAGCTGGCAAGAGCGTCTGTATGAACAGCTTAATCTGTAGCATTCTTTTCAAAGCAAAGCCAACAGAAGTTAAGTTTCTGATGGTCGATCCCAAGATGGTAGAACTTACACAATATAATGGAATTCCTCATCTTATTGCCCCAGTTGTGACAGATGCCAAAAAAGCAGCAAGCACGCTTAAGTGGATCGTCAATGAGATGGAAAACCGTTATGAACTTTTTGCCAGTACGGGTGTAAAAGAAATTTCTCGATACAACCAGATGAAAGCTTTAGAAAATCCTGATTCTACGCAACCCGCTTTGCCCTATATCGTTGTATTGATTGATGAACTTGCAGACTTGATGATGGTAGCGGCTGTTGACGTAGAAGATGCCATTTGTCGATTGGCACAGATGGCAAGAGCAGCAGGGATTCACTTGGTTGTAGCTACGCAAAGACCTTCTGTTGACGTCATAACAGGAATTATTAAAGCCAACATTCCATCTAGAATTGCTTTTGCAGTTTCTTCTCAGACAGACTCGCGAACAATCTTGGATCAGGCTGGAGCGGAAAAGCTTTTAGGGCGTGGTGATATGCTTTTTAGCCCTGTCGGTGCGAACAAGCCAATGCGAGTACAAGGATGTTATGTATCAGACAAAGAAGTGGAAGATCTGGTAGAATACTTAAAAAAACAGGGCCTTCCTGAGTATCAGGAAGGTATCATAAAAGTACAAGAACAGCAAGAGTCGATAGTAGAAGAAGAAGATGAACTTTTTCTGCAAGCAGTGCAAGTTCTATTAGAAAATGGACAAGCATCCATATCGATGCTGCAACGGAGGTTGCGAATAGGCTACGCGAGAGCAGCTCGTTTAATCGATATGATGGAACAACAGGGGATTGTAGGTGGTTATGAAGGAAGCAAACCACGAGAAATATTAATTAGCAAAGCACAATTTGAATCACGATATGGCATTTCACAGAACAAGGTTACCTAG
- a CDS encoding helix-turn-helix domain-containing protein: MSAMRSILKETRERKGISLEQAERDTNIRKPYLIGLEEGDYDQLPGRVYTIGFLRSYGKYLGLDPEPLIQEFKHNNTTELAETVEIESHSKETEKTVEAEKRSVSRVQMIGYGLAVLTLVGLFYISTHLSSSPDMNGISTERSASVTGEQNNQINESQQDEPAAIVQNANDEEVPVEEASVVQEEGVNITIHVRQDRSWVAVTQDGVPQYQGILYAGETMTFKGKEKVLLHVGNAGAVEVIYNGENLGPMGRLNDVEKKEFVRS, translated from the coding sequence ATGAGCGCGATGAGATCAATCTTGAAAGAAACAAGAGAACGCAAAGGGATCTCGTTAGAGCAAGCAGAAAGAGATACAAATATTCGAAAACCATATTTGATAGGTCTAGAAGAAGGAGATTATGATCAGCTTCCGGGTCGTGTATACACAATTGGCTTTTTACGGTCTTATGGTAAATATCTTGGTCTTGATCCAGAACCTTTGATCCAGGAGTTTAAGCATAATAACACGACTGAACTTGCAGAGACCGTAGAAATAGAGTCTCATAGCAAAGAAACGGAAAAAACGGTAGAAGCAGAGAAAAGAAGCGTATCAAGAGTACAAATGATAGGCTACGGCCTGGCCGTTCTAACACTGGTTGGTTTATTTTACATTTCAACCCATTTGTCCAGTTCACCTGATATGAATGGTATATCTACAGAGAGAAGTGCTTCTGTTACAGGGGAACAAAATAACCAGATAAACGAAAGCCAGCAGGATGAACCTGCTGCTATTGTGCAGAATGCAAATGATGAAGAAGTACCTGTAGAAGAGGCGTCTGTAGTGCAAGAAGAAGGCGTCAATATTACAATTCATGTCCGGCAAGATCGCAGTTGGGTCGCAGTGACACAAGACGGGGTTCCTCAATATCAGGGGATTTTATACGCTGGTGAAACAATGACTTTCAAAGGAAAAGAAAAAGTTCTACTTCACGTTGGCAATGCTGGTGCTGTTGAGGTTATCTATAATGGTGAAAATCTCGGACCAATGGGCCGACTCAATGATGTAGAGAAGAAAGAATTTGTTCGTTCTTGA